The DNA sequence CGAATCTCGGGAATCGAAATACCAATACCGGCGGCAAGCTGCATCATGGCAAACCCATTTTCCAGAACATGCAGATAATTTTGAGCCGGCAGTTTGATAATCCAATCTCCTCCGACCCCTCCTGCAGGGATTGTAAGTCTACCATGTCGCTCTGCAATCGCGGAGAATTTCAACTGAACGCCAGCCAGTGAGAATCGATAAGGATGCTTCGCAACTTCATTTCCTTCTTCAATCTCTACCATAGAAGGCTTATGTTTCACCGTTCCCAACGGAGCTACAGATACTGCACCGGGTAAATCTTCACCAAGGAGTTCAATTAACTTGAATTCCTCGGTAGATTTTACTTTTGCCAGTCTCGCCAGATACTCCCGCAAATGACCTTCAGGCAGCAGATTCGAAAAAAATGCCGGCAGCTTCGCCAAAGTCGCTTTGCTGTCCGGTATCAGCTCTCCTGATGGACGAAAGAAGGATTGACTGAGAACACATCTTTCTGGATCATTGAGGTATGCTTCATCAAAGGAAAAAAATATCTTCCGGCTTGGCAACATGGTCAGCATACCGATCGTAGTCTCATGCAGGCGAACTTCCAACATCCTGTTCATGAGGTATCCTCTTCGTCTAACCGCCACCGCCTCTCATCCTCTTCCTGCCCGTACAGCAAAGCATGAAGTTGAGGCAAAAGCTGCCTGGGAACAAGAACCAGTTCCTGATCCAACACCCGAGCCATTTCAAGCACAGTGGTTAATCGTGGATCCGTCACCCCTCTCTCAATCTTAGACAAATGACTTTGCGGAAGGCCGAGCTTTTTTCCCATCTCTTCCTGCTTGAGCCCCATCGCCATACGGTATGATTTTAGTTGATCGATTATCGTTTGCATAGATATATGCTAAAACATATTTATAATATTTGAAATATGTTTTAGCATATATGATACTAAAAAAGCACGAGAGGTCCCGGTCAGGTATGTGCCTGGGCCACCCATTAAAATCCCCTCGTCAAGATACAATAACTCCATCGCAGGAAAATACTGTTTTCCTGCAAGGTAAAAGGTCTGTAAATAGAAAAGGCTATACCAGTTGAAAGTGGATTCAACTGCAATATCCGGATGCAGTATCTTTGAAAAGGTTCTAGTTCAGCCCTTACATCCCGGCTGGTTGGCCAATCAGGTCTTGAAATATCGTTTTACTATGTTAAACATGCAAAACATGGTTCGCCTCTTGCGAATAGAATATCCAGGAGCTGCAACCTCTGCGGCAGATGACGTCTGTACAAAATGTAACCAACATGGTTGCAGCATGAGAGCATAGAGGTGCACATACAGAATTGAATAACGAAAAAAATCTGTGACGTAACCGTGCAGGCTAATTGGCGTGTTTGTAAAACCCCCCAACGTGCTCTCTGCGTCATGCCGGTACCGGATCAAGTCCGGAATGACGGATACCGAAAATATTTGAGGTTTTTACGAGCTTGTCAAGATTATCATCAGTTGAGAATATGGGAAATAGTAATTGAGCAAGAATACGTCTGGATCTGCTGCCGTTACTTTACCTGTTAAACTGAGTATCCGAGAGGTCGATGTGAAGAAATATTTATCAAAATTATCGTTGTTGATTTTCCCGTTGCTGGTGTTCATCGGACTGGTCTCCGGCCCTGCTCAGGGAGCTGGAAACGCGGATTTTGTGCAGTGGATTGCCGCATTATATCCGGAGGCCCAAAAAGAGGGCATCAGCAAAACTACCTGGGATACCGCCTTTTCCGATGTGACCGAGATCGATGCCCGTGTTCTTGAAAGAGCCAACTATCAGCCGGAGTTTACCACAGAGATCTGGGATTACCTGGATGCCCGGGTTAATCCTCTGTCCGTTGAAAAAGGAAAAAAGATGGGCAGATATTATTCCGGGACGCTCGCTGATGTTGAAAATAAATTCGGGGTTCAACAGTCGATCCTTCTCGCCATCTGGTCAATGGAATCGAATTATGGCGCCATCTTCGAAAAACCGGAGCGCTTGCATTATGTTCCAAGAGCCTTGGCAACACTCGCCTACGGAGATCCCAAGAGGCAAAAATTTGCTCGTAACCAGCTTTTTGCCGCGCTTAAAATTCTTCAAGCCGGAGATATAAAAAAGGAACAGCTGACCGGCTCCTGGGCTGGAGCAATGGGACATACACAATTTATTCCCACCAGCTATCTTGCTTATGGTGTTGATATGGATGGCAACGGCCGTCGGGATATCTGGAATTCTATCCCCGATGCTCTGGCCACTGCTGCAAATTTGCTGCATGAAAATGGTTGGAGAACAGGGAAGACCTGGGGATACGAAGTAATTATTCCCTCGACAGGGGAAAAGTATAATGAGCAGACGAAAACCCTGACGGAATGGGAACAGCTCGGATTCAAACGGCCGGGCGGCAGGGCCTATCCCTGGCCGCATGATAATGCTGTCCTTAAACTCATGGCCGGACCTGATGGCCCTGCCTTTCTGATGATGAGAAACTTTTATGTCCTGAAAAACTACAATAATTCTGATTCATATGCTCTTGCCGTT is a window from the Desulfopila inferna genome containing:
- a CDS encoding lytic murein transglycosylase, yielding MKKYLSKLSLLIFPLLVFIGLVSGPAQGAGNADFVQWIAALYPEAQKEGISKTTWDTAFSDVTEIDARVLERANYQPEFTTEIWDYLDARVNPLSVEKGKKMGRYYSGTLADVENKFGVQQSILLAIWSMESNYGAIFEKPERLHYVPRALATLAYGDPKRQKFARNQLFAALKILQAGDIKKEQLTGSWAGAMGHTQFIPTSYLAYGVDMDGNGRRDIWNSIPDALATAANLLHENGWRTGKTWGYEVIIPSTGEKYNEQTKTLTEWEQLGFKRPGGRAYPWPHDNAVLKLMAGPDGPAFLMMRNFYVLKNYNNSDSYALAVGLLADKIAGWGGLDQLWPRPAGSLSVGEKIEIQKRLKQRGHYSGEIDGYLGSGTKAAIRNFQVQAGMDEDGVPSQQLLRALRE
- a CDS encoding helix-turn-helix domain-containing protein, yielding MQTIIDQLKSYRMAMGLKQEEMGKKLGLPQSHLSKIERGVTDPRLTTVLEMARVLDQELVLVPRQLLPQLHALLYGQEEDERRWRLDEEDTS